Proteins encoded by one window of Cannabis sativa cultivar Pink pepper isolate KNU-18-1 chromosome 4, ASM2916894v1, whole genome shotgun sequence:
- the LOC133036819 gene encoding uncharacterized protein LOC133036819, whose amino-acid sequence MTGGVVDLQEHTCTCGLFQCMKFPCPHACAASQERSISAYTLCSPYYTTEYWRRTYEGTIMPVGDEDDWELPDDIKNMIVGVPVEKQPVGRPKKQKVGRIKNNRTACNGERIIKSRNCSKCGAKGHNRSTCTYRG is encoded by the coding sequence ATGACAGGTGGCGTAGTGGACTTGCAGGAACATACTTGCACTTGCGGCTTGTTCCAGTGCATGAAGTTTCCTTGTCCTCATGCATGTGCTGCATCTCAGGAGCGAAGTATTAGCGCGTACACACTATGCTCGCCATATTACACAACAGAATATTGGAGGAGGACATATGAAGGGACAATTATGCCagttggtgacgaggatgattgggaatTGCCTGATGACATAAAGAACATGATAGTTGGAGTGCCTGTTGAGAAGCAACCAGTAGGGCGACCCAAGAAGCAAAAGGTTGGAAGAATTAAGAACAACCGAACTGCTTGTAACGGTGAAAGGATTATCAAATCACGAAATTGTAGCAAGTGCGGTGCCAAGGGGCACAACAGAAGCACTTGCACCTACCGGGGTTAA